The DNA region CCGTGACGATCTTTCGCAGGGCGCCGTCGATCCCGACCGCCTTGGCCGGGTCGAAGGTCCAGGCGGCGTGAACGAAGAAGATGCCCACCAGGCTGAAGACCACGGCCCTGGCGTAGAGACCGGCAGCGGCGATGGGGAACAGGAACTTTTTCTGGGCCGGCGACATCTCCCGCTCCTTGAAGTCCTTGCGGTACTTGCGGGCAAATGCCCGGTAGCCGTTGTAGAGGCCGGCGGCGATAACGCAGAGGCCGAAGGCAAGCACAATCCATTTCCCGCCGGGCCACTCGAAGACCCCCGCAGTCGTCTTCTGGGCTTTTTGGGTCGACCCCTCGCTTTGATGCGTGAACGCGATCTTCACGGTGTTGTAGGCAAAAACCGAGTAGAGGACCCCCCGGAACAGGTAGCCGACCCGCTTGAATTTCCCTTCGGTCTCCTTCGACTTTCCCTCGGGGTCGAGGATGCCCTCGACCAGCCTCCAGATTGCGTAGCCGGCGAACCCGATGGCGATGGCTATGAGCATCGGGAACCCCCACGGCTTGGAGGACAGGCTCTGTAGGGCGCCCTCCTTGTCGGCCGAGTTCGGTTTCCCGAAGGGGATCTGGAAGGCAATGAATGCGATCAGCAGGTAGACGAGGCCCCTGCCCGCAAGCCCAAAGCGCGCGAGGTACTCAATTCCCTTCCGCTCTTCTTTCTTCAACGGCCCTCCAGGTTTGGCCACTCGGCCCGGGCATAGTATTGCCCGCTTGCGTCGCTCCTACTCGCGGCCGGGGGTGCGGGCCTTTTGGGGCTGGATCGTCGGGTCGGTTGCCAGGCCATCGAGCCAGGCGAGAAGCGTCTTCTGGTAGTCGATTCCGAACTGCAGGACCTGCCTTACGAACGGGTCGCTCCCGTACTCCTGCTGCATTGCCTCGAACTTGTCCAGCGCCTCGGCACCGCCCTCGAGCTCCCGGCCGATTATCTCCGCCAGGCGTTCGGGCGGGAGGTGCCGGCCGAAGAAGACGGTGAGCAGAAGCGGCAGGCGCACGATGGGCGAGCCGGGATCCCGGACAATCCAATCTCCGAACGCCGCGCGGCCGGCTTCGGTGATGGAGTAGGGGCGCCGATCCCGGGGACCGGCCTCGCCCGCCTCGACGAGCCCGAGCTCGGCCAGCGTTCGCAGCTCCCGGTAGACCTGGCTGCGGGTGACGTTCCAGAAGTTGGCGATCGATCCTTCGACGGCAGCCGACAGCTCCCAGCCGGTCATCGGGCTGTCGGTCAGAAAGCCGAGTAGCGATGCGGCGGTGGCGTTGATCTCGTCCGAGGTTGACATTCTAAATTAGAAGGTACACCATGAATGACCGTCCACATTGTTATGACACCCAGTCTCATGCAGGAGCGCCGGCACTTCAAGGAGGCATCAGTGACGAATGGATTCCCAGGACTGACGAACTCAGGATCTCTGCTTGGTGCGAATCCCAACACCGAAGAGGTCATTCGCAACACCGAGGCTGCCCGCGAGGTCGTTCTCAAGATGGCCGACATGCTGGACGGGCTCTCCGACACCTCCATCCCGGTTCCGCGCTCGGAGTGGAACGTGGGGGAGCACGGCGCCCACATCGCCTTTGCCAACATCGGGTTCGGCATGTTCGCGATGGGGCTGGAGTACCCGTACTCCGACGGCACCCAGGCGGGCCTGGCCGAGGAGAACGAGGTTTCACTCATCGGCTTCCCGGAACGGGAGGGCAGTGCCCTCGCCCAGCACCTTCGTAGCGGGATCGACAACTTCATCGGAACCGCCAGGGCCGGCGACCCGGATCAGGTGGTCAGCACCCCTCTGGGAAAGATGCCTCTCGGGACGCTCAGCTCGTACTTTTTGATCCACAACCTCATGCACGGCTGCGCCATCTCTTCCGCTTTGAACCACGACTTTCCGGTCGAGCCGGAGCACCTCCCGATGCTTTGGCCTCTGGTGGTGGCCAAGTTCAACCAGTTCGTGAACCTCCGGGCGAGCCGGGGGGTCGAGGGCACCGTCCACGTCAGCGTCCCGGGATATCTGGAGACGACCTTCAAAATGGAGAACTCCTACCTGACGATCCTCCCCGGCGCCGAAGGAACCGCCGACTGCCGGGTGGAGGCCGACGCCACACACTTCTTCCTCGTGCTCATCAAGCTGCTGAGCGTCCCCGAGGCCATCGACCTGGGCTACGTCAAGACGTCCGGGTCGAACCCGTTCCTCTTCGGGCGGATCATGAACGCGGTGGACGTCCCATAAGCTGAACCCATGCGGTTCGAAGAAATCCAGGCCATGCCCAAGGCGTGGACGCTGCTGTCGATCTTGCCCGGCCTCCTGCTGATGTTCGGGGCCCTGCGGGAGGGTGTCGCGGAGGGGGTGGTCCCGCTGCCGCTGGTGCTGCTGGCCGTGGCCTTGACCCTGATCTTCGGCCTCTGGTTCCGGAGGTTGAGTCTGATCACCGAGGTCGACGACACCACGGTCACCCTTCGCTACCAGGGCCTGCTCAAGACCCGGACCGTCCCCATCTCCACCGTTCGCAGTGCGAGGGCCCGCACCTACCGGCCGCTTCTGGAGTACGGGGGTTGGGGCATCAAGTTCGGGCCCAAAGGCTGGGTGTACAACGTCAGCGGGAAGGAAGGGGTCCAGCTCGAGCTGGACGGCGCCCGGCCTCTGCTGATCGGCTCCCGGCGGGCGGATGACCTGGTCGAAGCGATCACCTTGTCTCCCAAGTACACAGGCATCGGCGCGGGCGGGTAGGCCACGTCGGCCCCGTTCCAGAAATAACTAGACAGTTCCTGGAAACTTTCCTTTAGGAATCGTAAGACCTGCCGATCTCCTAGGTGGACACATCCGACGCCACGCCAAGGAGGAAGACTTTGAATACCTACGGAGGGGCTCTTAATCCCGCGCCCGTCAATCAGCCCGCAAACCAGTCGCCGAAGTGGATCATCTGGGGCCTCGTGGTCCTGGGGCTCGCCGCGGTAGGCGTAGTCGGATGGCAGGTATACAAGATGGCCGGCGCCGCGCCGGGAGCTGAGGCGGAGCAGACCCAGCCCCTGTCTCCGGAGCTCAAAGCAACGATCACCGAGTTGAAAGGCTTCGTCGAAAAAGAGCGCGGCCTGAAGTTCAAAAGGAACGTGAAGGTCACCCTGCTCAGCGAAAAGCAGTTCAAGGCCTATGTCTCCGACGCCTCCGCCTCAGAGCCGGAGACCGATGAGGTCGACGTCGGCAGGGTGACGTTCGAGGCGCTGGGCCTCATCGAAAAGAACATCGACCTGGACGCTCTCGGTGAAGCGGCGGCCGGGCAGAGCCTGCTCGGCTGGTACGACTCCGAGGAGAAAGCGCTGTTCGTACGGGGCAACAAGGTCACTCCGTTCATCAAGACGATCTTGGTGCACGAGTTGACCCACGCCCTGCAGGACCAGCACTTCGACATCGTCCGTGAGGACCTTTACGAGGCGAACGACGACTCCAGCCTCGGGCTGGAAGCCGTGGTCGAGGGCGACGCCACCAGGGTCGAGATGGCCTACTACGAGTCGCTGACCGCAGAGGAGGAGCGCCTGGTTGAGCTGGAGGCGAACGACGCCGGAGACCCGGCGACTTCTGAAGTCCCGGATGCCCTGAGCGCCTGGATGGCAGTGCCCTACCAGCTGGGCCCGGTCTTCATGGAGGCAATGTTCCAGGACGGCGGCAACGACCAGCTGAACAAGGCGCTGAAGAACCCGCCGGTCACCTCGGAGCAGCTGCTGTACCCCGATCTGTACCTCGCGAATGAGCCCGCAGTCCCGGTTGCCACGCCGCCGGCCGACGGCAAGGCCATCGACGACGGCATGTTCAGCCAGGTGGGCCTGGTGGTCATCCTGCAGGCGGCCATGGATCCGGAAGTCGCCTTCCAGGCGGCCGAGGGCTGGGGCGGCGACCAGTACGTCGTTTGGGAAAACGGCGACAAGTCGTGCATGCGGTTCGACATGGTGATGGAAACACCCAGGGACCAGCGGGAGCTGAACGCAGCCCTTCGGACCTGGGCCAAGGAGCACGGGGGCGCAACGGTGACGACTGTGGGAGCAGCCACCCGAACCACCGCTTGCCTGTAACGAGATAGTAGGACTGGACGGCCCCTCCCTAAAAGGGGGGGCCGCTTCAGCTAGATGTGCGCCAGGTGCCTTTGCTCCCGCCCGCCGACGCGGTGCTTCGCAGTCGCCAGGTAGACGACCGAGAAGAGCAGCCCGCCGGTCAGCACTATCGCAGGGCCGGAGGCAACATTGAGGTGGTAGCTGGCGATCATCCCGGTGAATCCGCAGAAGGCGCCGATGGCGGTCGCCAGAGGGAGCATCCGGGCGAAGGAGTGCGTCAGCAGCCGGGCGACCACCGCCGGGATTACGATCCCGGCGGCGATCAGCGTGACCCCCATGACGTTCATGGTCGCCAGGATCGACAGTGCCAGCACCAGCATCAGCAGGGCGTCGATCCGGCCGGTTTTGACGCCCGATGCCGCCGCCACCTCCGGGTCGAAGGTGGAGAACAACAGCGGCCGGTACTGCGTGAAGACCACAACCGATGCGAACACCGTGACCCCGAGCACCACCCAGACGTCGGCCGCCGACACCCCGAGCACGTTGCCGAACAGCACAGCATCCGGGTTCTGCCCGGGCGCGCCGAACAGCTGGATCAACGCCAGGCCCAGGGCGAACGAGGCGGTGGTTATCACGCCGATGGCGGCGTCGGACCCGATCGACCGGCGGCGGGTGACCCGGTTGATCAGCAGTGCGGAGGCCAGGCCCCACAACCCGGCGCCGACGAACAGGTTGATTCCCATCAGGCTGC from Actinomycetota bacterium includes:
- a CDS encoding DUF1206 domain-containing protein: MKKEERKGIEYLARFGLAGRGLVYLLIAFIAFQIPFGKPNSADKEGALQSLSSKPWGFPMLIAIAIGFAGYAIWRLVEGILDPEGKSKETEGKFKRVGYLFRGVLYSVFAYNTVKIAFTHQSEGSTQKAQKTTAGVFEWPGGKWIVLAFGLCVIAAGLYNGYRAFARKYRKDFKEREMSPAQKKFLFPIAAAGLYARAVVFSLVGIFFVHAAWTFDPAKAVGIDGALRKIVT
- a CDS encoding PadR family transcriptional regulator, which gives rise to MSTSDEINATAASLLGFLTDSPMTGWELSAAVEGSIANFWNVTRSQVYRELRTLAELGLVEAGEAGPRDRRPYSITEAGRAAFGDWIVRDPGSPIVRLPLLLTVFFGRHLPPERLAEIIGRELEGGAEALDKFEAMQQEYGSDPFVRQVLQFGIDYQKTLLAWLDGLATDPTIQPQKARTPGRE
- a CDS encoding metal ABC transporter permease, producing the protein MGEFLRPFEFEFFRNGLAVATVAGALCGMIGVYVVLRSMSYIGHGLSHAIFGGFAASSLMGINLFVGAGLWGLASALLINRVTRRRSIGSDAAIGVITTASFALGLALIQLFGAPGQNPDAVLFGNVLGVSAADVWVVLGVTVFASVVVFTQYRPLLFSTFDPEVAAASGVKTGRIDALLMLVLALSILATMNVMGVTLIAAGIVIPAVVARLLTHSFARMLPLATAIGAFCGFTGMIASYHLNVASGPAIVLTGGLLFSVVYLATAKHRVGGREQRHLAHI